In Labrys wisconsinensis, a single genomic region encodes these proteins:
- a CDS encoding HigA family addiction module antitoxin: MVRLNRNIHPGEILREEFLVPFDLSPYALARAINVPRTRIERIVREETGVTVDTALRLSKFFGTTARFWMNLQASYDLQKAEQESSADIEAIKPLTIAA; encoded by the coding sequence ATGGTCCGTCTCAATCGCAACATCCACCCTGGCGAGATCCTGCGCGAGGAGTTTCTCGTTCCCTTCGATTTGTCACCCTATGCGCTTGCCAGGGCCATCAACGTGCCGCGCACGCGGATTGAGCGGATCGTGCGGGAGGAGACTGGCGTGACCGTCGATACCGCCCTCCGCCTGTCCAAGTTCTTCGGCACGACCGCGCGGTTCTGGATGAACCTGCAGGCGTCCTACGATCTGCAAAAAGCGGAGCAAGAATCGTCCGCCGATATCGAGGCGATCAAGCCACTCACCATCGCGGCGTAG
- a CDS encoding class I SAM-dependent methyltransferase, translated as MDRTEVARHWEANAETWTRHARAGYDVYRDALNTPAFLAMLPPIAGLEGLDIGCGEGSNTRQLARLGARMRAVDIAPTFIRHALDQEAAEPLGIRFQVGDGMELPFASASFDFVTSFMALMDMPDQGRVLAEAARVLRPGGFLQFSILHPCFVPPHRKTLREPDGHVRAIEVGGYFDAIDGQIDRWWFTAAPQEERRTVAPFAVPRFHRTLSQWVDLVCDAGLVIERFGEPCADPALAEAEPHVADTRVAPIFLHVRARKPA; from the coding sequence ATGGATCGGACCGAAGTCGCCCGGCATTGGGAGGCCAATGCCGAGACCTGGACCCGGCACGCCCGCGCCGGCTACGACGTCTACCGCGACGCGCTCAACACGCCCGCCTTCCTCGCCATGCTGCCGCCGATCGCCGGCCTGGAGGGCCTCGACATCGGCTGCGGCGAAGGCTCGAACACCCGGCAGCTCGCCCGGCTCGGCGCGCGGATGCGCGCGGTCGACATCGCCCCCACCTTCATCCGTCACGCGCTGGACCAAGAGGCGGCCGAGCCACTCGGCATCCGCTTCCAGGTCGGGGACGGCATGGAGCTGCCCTTCGCGTCGGCCTCGTTCGACTTCGTGACGTCGTTCATGGCGCTGATGGACATGCCGGACCAGGGCCGGGTGCTGGCCGAGGCCGCGCGGGTGCTGCGGCCCGGCGGCTTCCTGCAATTCTCCATCCTGCATCCCTGCTTCGTGCCGCCGCACCGCAAGACCCTGCGCGAGCCCGACGGCCATGTCCGGGCGATCGAGGTCGGCGGCTATTTCGACGCGATCGACGGCCAGATCGACCGCTGGTGGTTCACCGCCGCCCCCCAGGAGGAACGCCGCACCGTGGCGCCCTTCGCCGTGCCGCGCTTCCACCGCACCCTGAGCCAATGGGTGGACCTCGTCTGCGACGCCGGGCTGGTGATCGAACGCTTCGGCGAACCCTGCGCCGATCCGGCGCTGGCCGAGGCCGAGCCGCATGTCGCCGACACGCGCGTGGCGCCGATCTTCCTGCACGTCCGCGCCCGCAAGCCGGCCTGA
- a CDS encoding type II toxin-antitoxin system RelE/ParE family toxin has product MQTSTPISTASPRHLAINSMARYRLSALAKTDIASILRTSEERWGQSTRTRYQALLAAAMRRVASRPQDGATVDRSDLSPGLRSFHLRHSRDHGGEAAVANPVHVIFYRKAQSNLVEIVRVRHERMEPSRHLGPVVEP; this is encoded by the coding sequence ATGCAAACCTCGACGCCTATCTCGACAGCCTCGCCGCGCCACCTGGCCATTAACAGCATGGCGCGATATCGGCTCTCCGCTCTGGCGAAGACCGACATCGCCTCGATCTTGAGGACCAGCGAGGAGCGTTGGGGACAGTCAACCCGCACGCGCTATCAGGCGCTTCTGGCTGCTGCGATGCGACGCGTTGCAAGCCGACCGCAGGATGGGGCGACGGTCGACCGGTCAGATTTGTCGCCGGGCCTTCGCAGCTTCCATCTCAGGCACAGTCGGGACCACGGCGGCGAGGCAGCCGTCGCAAACCCGGTCCACGTGATTTTCTATCGTAAGGCCCAGTCGAACCTCGTCGAGATCGTCCGCGTGCGGCATGAACGCATGGAGCCGAGCCGTCACCTCGGCCCTGTCGTCGAACCTTGA
- a CDS encoding type II toxin-antitoxin system ParD family antitoxin has protein sequence MPTRNVSLTPEQDAFIEEVLKNGEYQSASEAVRDAVRALQQQRALDALKLDRLRLSIRAGVEALDRGDYIEVEDANLDAYLDSLAAPPGH, from the coding sequence TTGCCCACCCGGAATGTCAGCCTTACGCCTGAACAGGACGCCTTCATCGAGGAAGTCCTGAAGAATGGCGAATATCAGAGCGCCAGCGAAGCCGTGCGGGATGCGGTCCGCGCACTGCAGCAGCAGCGTGCCTTGGACGCCCTCAAGCTCGACCGGCTGCGCCTGAGCATCCGGGCAGGCGTCGAGGCGCTCGACCGCGGCGACTACATCGAGGTCGAGGATGCAAACCTCGACGCCTATCTCGACAGCCTCGCCGCGCCACCTGGCCATTAA
- a CDS encoding WcbI family polysaccharide biosynthesis putative acetyltransferase codes for MRLLIYGGCHAEAMRRVLEAFGPPGLTVEHILNFELMARGEPFPHERLAGQDLVLYTPILSKPAYDTRALAEACAGRGVRSLAFTWLQWNGYFPGFAVASFPWYDGWWCRALAEAAPRHASFESFLAALEAGEALAELVEPALQQATKLLRQREQAGAVDIAISDIVAERFRTERLFLTPSHPTPALYRFVFRRLEALTGIRLRPDYYERPQPPPHDTEMPILPAVRRALGLGFEDGAFTHRGTFGERRFTLREFARMHYEPETMRQLAEQHARAAARRAWTPARLIGGLRRRLGFAAPESPP; via the coding sequence ATGCGGCTATTGATCTATGGCGGCTGCCATGCCGAGGCCATGCGCCGGGTGCTGGAGGCCTTCGGCCCGCCGGGCCTCACGGTCGAGCACATCCTCAACTTCGAGCTGATGGCGCGCGGCGAGCCCTTTCCTCACGAACGGCTCGCCGGGCAGGACCTCGTCCTCTACACGCCGATCCTGAGCAAGCCCGCCTACGACACCCGCGCCCTCGCCGAGGCCTGCGCGGGGCGCGGCGTCCGCAGCCTCGCTTTCACCTGGCTGCAATGGAACGGCTATTTCCCCGGATTCGCCGTCGCGTCCTTCCCCTGGTACGACGGCTGGTGGTGCCGGGCGCTGGCCGAGGCCGCGCCCCGCCATGCCTCGTTCGAGTCCTTCCTCGCCGCGCTCGAAGCCGGCGAGGCCCTGGCGGAGCTGGTCGAGCCGGCCTTGCAGCAGGCGACCAAGCTGCTGCGCCAGCGCGAGCAGGCCGGCGCCGTCGACATCGCCATCTCCGATATCGTGGCCGAGCGCTTCCGGACCGAACGCCTGTTCCTGACACCCTCGCACCCGACGCCGGCGCTCTACCGCTTCGTCTTCCGCCGGCTGGAGGCGCTGACCGGCATCCGCCTCAGGCCCGACTACTACGAGCGCCCGCAGCCGCCGCCGCACGACACCGAGATGCCGATCCTGCCGGCCGTGCGGCGCGCCCTCGGCCTCGGCTTCGAGGACGGCGCCTTCACCCACCGCGGCACCTTCGGCGAGCGACGCTTCACGCTGCGCGAATTCGCCCGCATGCATTACGAGCCGGAGACGATGCGACAACTCGCCGAGCAGCACGCCCGGGCCGCTGCGCGCCGGGCCTGGACACCGGCGCGCCTCATCGGCGGCCTGCGCCGCCGGCTGGGCTTCGCCGCGCCGGAATCGCCGCCCTGA
- the rpiA gene encoding ribose-5-phosphate isomerase RpiA — MRSKTPVLQPRTEQDKAKIAAGRKAIATYLRNDMRIGLGSGTTSHWFVRALGEEVRQGLRIAGVPTSNATREVALEAGVPLLDLNDVTELEITLDGPDEVDRSGRMIKGGGACLLWEKMVARASRRMVCIADDSKIVERLGRFPLPIEVIRFGWRNTAHQLQKLFSEFGYGAVPIVLRGGEETPILTDSAHYILDCHLVAIGDPDRLAPRFNQIPGVVEHGLFVGIAAEMVVGHADGSAEVVTF; from the coding sequence ATGAGGAGCAAGACACCCGTGCTGCAGCCCAGGACCGAGCAGGACAAGGCCAAGATCGCCGCCGGCCGCAAGGCCATCGCCACCTATCTCAGGAACGACATGCGGATCGGCCTCGGCTCGGGCACGACCTCCCACTGGTTCGTCCGCGCGCTCGGCGAGGAGGTGCGCCAGGGCCTGCGCATCGCCGGCGTGCCGACCTCGAACGCCACGCGCGAGGTGGCGCTGGAGGCCGGCGTGCCGCTGCTCGACCTCAACGACGTGACGGAGCTGGAGATCACGCTCGACGGGCCGGACGAGGTCGACCGCTCCGGCCGGATGATCAAGGGCGGCGGCGCCTGCCTCTTGTGGGAGAAGATGGTGGCGCGCGCCTCCCGCCGCATGGTCTGCATCGCCGACGACAGCAAGATCGTCGAGCGGCTCGGCCGCTTCCCCCTGCCGATCGAGGTGATCCGCTTCGGCTGGCGCAACACCGCCCATCAGCTGCAGAAGCTCTTTTCCGAGTTCGGCTATGGGGCGGTGCCGATCGTGCTGCGCGGCGGGGAGGAGACGCCGATCCTGACCGACAGCGCTCACTACATCCTCGACTGCCATCTCGTGGCGATCGGCGACCCCGACCGGCTGGCCCCGCGCTTCAACCAGATTCCGGGCGTGGTCGAGCACGGGCTGTTCGTCGGCATCGCCGCCGAGATGGTGGTGGGCCATGCCGACGGCAGCGCCGAGGTGGTGACGTTCTGA
- a CDS encoding MurR/RpiR family transcriptional regulator — protein sequence MLKQVAKIRDSLSKAELRLAEAILKQPEAIITMSMVDLKKAADVSDPTILRFCRRLGCNGYPEFKVRLAQGLSPEPPFVHRAIEAGDSVAEAVDKILTNSMNAIKRFASDVDADAVERAADAMLSARAVFLLGLGISETVAFDAEHKLFRLGLHCRTVFDSQRQMLLAPTLRSDEAAVFFSHSGATRTLVSVAAQARENGVATIAITAPQSHLARTCDTVIAVPRYEHSELYTPLTARLNHFLVINMLVVAIGLKQGRRMPDNLTALDPWLTEKFMD from the coding sequence ATGCTCAAGCAAGTGGCCAAGATCCGCGACAGCCTCAGCAAGGCGGAGCTGCGCCTCGCCGAAGCCATCCTGAAGCAGCCGGAAGCCATCATCACCATGAGCATGGTGGACCTGAAGAAGGCCGCCGACGTCAGCGATCCCACCATCCTGCGCTTCTGCCGGCGGCTCGGCTGCAACGGCTATCCCGAGTTCAAGGTCCGCCTGGCCCAAGGCCTCTCGCCGGAACCGCCCTTCGTCCACCGCGCCATCGAGGCCGGCGACAGCGTTGCTGAGGCCGTCGACAAGATCCTGACCAACTCGATGAACGCCATCAAGCGCTTCGCCAGCGACGTCGATGCCGACGCGGTGGAGCGGGCGGCCGACGCCATGCTGAGCGCGCGCGCCGTCTTCCTGCTCGGCCTCGGCATCTCCGAGACCGTGGCCTTCGATGCCGAGCACAAGCTGTTCCGCCTGGGCCTGCACTGCCGCACCGTGTTCGATTCCCAGCGCCAGATGCTGCTCGCCCCGACGCTGCGCAGCGACGAGGCCGCCGTGTTCTTCTCCCATTCCGGCGCGACGCGGACCCTGGTGAGCGTCGCTGCGCAGGCGCGCGAGAACGGCGTGGCGACGATCGCGATCACCGCGCCGCAGTCGCATCTGGCGCGGACCTGCGACACCGTCATCGCCGTGCCCCGCTACGAGCACAGCGAGCTCTACACGCCGCTCACCGCGCGGCTGAACCACTTCCTCGTCATCAACATGCTGGTCGTCGCGATCGGCCTGAAGCAGGGACGGCGCATGCCGGACAACCTCACGGCGCTCGACCCCTGGCTGACCGAGAAGTTCATGGACTGA
- a CDS encoding HAD family hydrolase translates to MKAAIFDLDGTLVDSAPDIALAINRLLADRDVPAQDVSFIERFIGEGARTLVLKLYAALGVDAANLDADVARYLAYYRANPVENSRLYADAGPALATLHAAGIRLGVCTNKQQELAEIVLDRLGLLPLISVVVGADTTPYTKPDPRPLLHTVAALGVGPDETVFVGDTGIDRDCAAAAGIRCRIVDWGTGRDVAVADGMRLTRFADLLPGPAGAT, encoded by the coding sequence ATGAAAGCAGCCATTTTCGATCTCGACGGCACGCTGGTCGACAGCGCCCCAGACATCGCGCTCGCGATCAACCGCCTGCTCGCCGACCGGGACGTTCCGGCCCAGGACGTGTCCTTCATCGAGCGCTTCATCGGCGAGGGGGCGCGCACGCTCGTGCTCAAGCTCTATGCCGCGCTCGGCGTCGACGCCGCCAACCTCGACGCGGACGTGGCGCGCTACCTCGCCTATTACCGCGCCAACCCCGTGGAAAACTCGCGGCTCTATGCCGATGCCGGCCCGGCGCTGGCGACGCTGCACGCCGCGGGCATCCGCCTCGGCGTGTGCACCAACAAGCAGCAGGAGCTGGCGGAGATCGTGCTGGACCGCCTCGGCCTGCTTCCCCTGATCTCGGTGGTCGTCGGGGCCGATACCACGCCCTACACCAAGCCCGACCCGCGGCCGCTGCTGCACACCGTCGCCGCGCTCGGCGTCGGGCCGGACGAGACCGTCTTCGTCGGCGACACCGGCATCGACCGCGACTGCGCCGCCGCGGCCGGAATCCGCTGCCGCATCGTCGACTGGGGCACGGGCCGCGACGTCGCGGTGGCGGACGGCATGCGCCTCACCCGCTTCGCCGACCTGCTGCCCGGCCCCGCCGGCGCGACCTGA
- the xylB gene encoding xylulokinase yields MTARPCFIGIDIGTSTCKTLALDADGAVVAHASADYPLVTPRPGWAEQDPELWWQAAAATVSAVTAQLGAHCVEAIGLTGQMHGLVPLDEEDRVIRPAMLWCDQRAAPQCQALTRRVGGLPALLALSSNRMLPGFTGGKFLWLAEHEPDAFARMRRFLNPKDYLRLRMTGVHATDVSDASGTGLLDVRRRRWSPELLAAAGLTDEQVPDVFESTEVTGGLAPEVAAAWGLPAGLPVVAGGGDSVLQTTSQGIVEAGSIGITIGTAGIVGGAARRCPDNPGGLVQVSCGNAPDRWHVMGVSLNAGGSFQWLKETLEPLAHGELGFDRLAALAGSAPAGAAGLMFLPYLMGERCPHVAPDGRGAWVGLTRGHGLGHMARAVMEGALLNMRAILDLFAEAGLACDRLRASGGATASRVWLELLADVAGRPVATVSGASEGGAFGAALLAGVGAGHWPSLDAAVGVVHETGRVDPDPGRARVYDAIHPIHKSLYATLRATFAELAMLPDAKASA; encoded by the coding sequence ATGACCGCCCGTCCCTGCTTCATCGGCATCGACATCGGCACGTCGACCTGCAAGACCCTGGCGCTCGACGCCGACGGCGCGGTCGTGGCCCACGCCAGCGCGGACTATCCCCTGGTCACGCCGCGTCCCGGCTGGGCGGAGCAGGACCCCGAGCTGTGGTGGCAGGCGGCCGCGGCCACGGTCTCGGCCGTGACCGCGCAGCTCGGCGCCCATTGCGTCGAGGCGATCGGCCTCACCGGGCAGATGCACGGGCTGGTGCCGCTCGACGAAGAGGACCGCGTGATCCGCCCGGCCATGCTGTGGTGCGACCAGCGCGCCGCGCCGCAATGCCAGGCCCTCACCAGGCGGGTCGGCGGCCTGCCCGCGCTGCTCGCCCTGTCGAGCAACCGCATGTTGCCGGGCTTCACCGGCGGCAAATTCCTGTGGCTGGCCGAGCACGAGCCGGACGCCTTCGCCCGCATGCGCCGCTTCCTCAATCCCAAGGACTATCTGCGCCTGCGCATGACCGGCGTGCATGCCACCGACGTCTCCGATGCCTCCGGGACCGGCCTCCTGGACGTGCGCCGCCGCCGATGGTCGCCCGAGCTGCTCGCCGCGGCCGGGCTCACGGACGAGCAGGTGCCTGATGTGTTCGAGTCCACCGAGGTCACCGGCGGCCTCGCGCCCGAGGTCGCAGCCGCCTGGGGCCTGCCCGCCGGCCTGCCGGTGGTGGCCGGCGGCGGCGACTCCGTGCTGCAGACCACGTCGCAGGGTATCGTCGAGGCGGGCAGCATCGGCATCACCATCGGCACGGCGGGCATCGTCGGCGGCGCGGCCCGCCGCTGCCCGGACAATCCCGGCGGGCTGGTGCAGGTCTCCTGCGGCAACGCGCCGGACCGCTGGCACGTGATGGGCGTCTCGCTCAATGCCGGCGGCTCGTTCCAATGGCTGAAGGAGACGCTGGAGCCGCTGGCCCATGGCGAGCTCGGCTTCGACCGGCTGGCCGCGCTCGCCGGATCCGCCCCGGCCGGCGCGGCGGGCCTGATGTTCCTGCCCTATCTCATGGGCGAGCGCTGCCCGCATGTGGCGCCGGACGGCCGCGGTGCCTGGGTCGGCCTGACGCGCGGCCACGGGCTCGGCCACATGGCGCGGGCGGTGATGGAAGGCGCGCTGCTCAACATGCGGGCCATTCTCGATCTCTTCGCCGAGGCGGGCCTGGCCTGCGACCGGCTCCGCGCCTCGGGCGGCGCCACCGCGTCCCGCGTCTGGCTCGAGCTCCTCGCCGACGTCGCCGGCCGGCCGGTGGCGACCGTCTCCGGCGCGTCGGAAGGCGGCGCCTTCGGCGCGGCGCTGCTGGCCGGCGTCGGGGCGGGGCATTGGCCGAGCCTGGACGCGGCGGTCGGGGTGGTGCACGAGACCGGACGCGTCGACCCCGACCCCGGCCGCGCTCGGGTTTACGACGCCATCCACCCCATCCACAAATCGCTCTATGCGACCCTGCGGGCGACCTTCGCGGAACTTGCGATGCTGCCCGACGCAAAGGCCTCGGCATGA
- a CDS encoding aldehyde dehydrogenase family protein, giving the protein MTDVKTHANYIDGRWTAEGVTEWLDVANPATEAVIARVPQSGAALVDQAVAAARQAFPAWRDLGPHRRAEILRRAAGRVAAAREPIARAMTREQGKPLNEALGEVDKLAKTFGYYAEEAVRILGYTAPNEEAGHLSLVEKEPIGVAAAIAPWNYPVELIGWKLGAGLAAGCTLVVKPSEWTPLSAIGVIDCLHEAGLPPGVVNLVIGDGRTGQALVSHPDVDKIAFTGSLAVGEAIFRTMGGIKSVSLELGGNCPLIVAPSADLDAAVKGAVRRSFRNMGQVCIAINRIYVHRPHYERFVADLVAATRRLVIADGIDDPAADLGPMTNAAGLAKVRGHVEDALAKGARLACGGRRPEGRPVGHFYEPTVLADCTPDMLVMQAETFGPVVGVSACDTLDEAVALANASPYGLAAYAYARDAGEIFALGRRLSFGSVAINTVDAGTINAPYGGRRKSGIGSEHGREGMEGYLQLKHVRIRHGA; this is encoded by the coding sequence ATGACGGACGTGAAGACCCACGCGAACTATATCGACGGCCGCTGGACCGCGGAGGGCGTGACGGAATGGCTCGACGTGGCCAATCCCGCCACGGAGGCGGTGATCGCCCGCGTCCCGCAATCCGGCGCGGCCCTGGTCGACCAGGCCGTCGCAGCGGCGCGGCAGGCCTTTCCCGCCTGGCGCGACCTCGGCCCGCATCGCCGTGCCGAGATCCTGCGCCGGGCGGCCGGCCGCGTCGCCGCCGCCCGCGAGCCGATCGCCCGTGCCATGACCCGAGAGCAGGGCAAGCCGCTCAACGAGGCGCTCGGCGAGGTCGACAAGCTCGCCAAGACCTTCGGCTACTATGCCGAGGAAGCCGTGCGCATCCTCGGCTACACCGCGCCGAACGAGGAGGCCGGCCATCTCAGCCTGGTGGAGAAGGAGCCGATCGGCGTCGCCGCGGCGATCGCGCCCTGGAACTATCCGGTCGAGCTGATCGGCTGGAAGCTCGGCGCCGGCCTCGCCGCCGGCTGCACGCTGGTGGTCAAGCCCTCGGAATGGACGCCGCTCTCGGCCATCGGCGTGATCGATTGCCTGCACGAGGCCGGCCTGCCGCCGGGCGTCGTCAACCTCGTCATCGGCGACGGCCGCACCGGCCAGGCGCTGGTGTCGCATCCCGACGTGGACAAGATCGCCTTCACCGGGTCGCTCGCGGTGGGCGAGGCGATCTTCCGCACCATGGGCGGCATCAAGTCGGTGTCGCTCGAGCTCGGCGGCAACTGCCCGCTGATCGTGGCGCCCAGCGCCGATCTCGACGCCGCGGTCAAGGGCGCGGTGCGCCGCAGCTTCCGCAACATGGGCCAGGTCTGCATCGCCATCAACCGCATCTATGTCCACCGCCCGCACTACGAGCGCTTCGTCGCCGACCTCGTCGCGGCGACGCGCCGCCTCGTCATCGCCGACGGCATCGACGACCCGGCCGCCGACCTCGGCCCGATGACCAATGCCGCGGGCCTGGCCAAGGTCCGCGGCCATGTCGAGGACGCCCTCGCCAAGGGCGCGCGGCTGGCCTGCGGCGGCCGGCGCCCGGAGGGCCGCCCCGTCGGCCATTTCTACGAGCCGACCGTGCTGGCCGACTGCACGCCGGACATGCTGGTGATGCAGGCCGAGACCTTCGGCCCCGTGGTCGGGGTCAGCGCCTGCGACACGCTGGACGAAGCCGTCGCCCTCGCCAACGCCTCCCCCTATGGCCTGGCCGCCTATGCCTATGCGCGCGATGCCGGCGAGATCTTCGCCCTCGGGCGGCGCCTGTCCTTCGGCAGCGTCGCGATCAACACCGTCGACGCCGGCACCATCAACGCGCCCTATGGCGGGCGGCGCAAGAGCGGCATCGGCTCCGAGCACGGACGCGAGGGCATGGAGGGCTACCTGCAGCTCAAGCACGTGCGGATCCGCCACGGCGCCTGA
- a CDS encoding ABC transporter permease has translation MTDGASLEAGSAIRDAASGRPGRSGRAATLHWLLQNVVWFWLLGLIVIFGLFNPYFFTINNMQNIMVQATVLGLLALAISLPLLVAEIDLSIAANMGFSSVLGALAIGHGAPWWAGILIGIAAGAAVGLFNGLCVTRLRMVSLIETLAMMIILQGALLAITEGNTIANMPDAYTWIGQASIATWPIMPLVFVACLAAVAVMLRRTVLGRSIYAVGGNAAASAAAGIRVERIKIIAFTVSGLLAGIAGYLLAAWQMAITSNQGEGFLLYSIAAPIIGGVSVFGGRGSVVGILGGVLLLTVIQAGLAVVSFPSFYVGMIGGLMIFVAVAIDAVRVRMSAGR, from the coding sequence ATGACCGACGGAGCCTCCCTCGAGGCCGGATCCGCAATCCGGGATGCGGCGTCCGGCCGTCCCGGCCGCAGCGGCCGGGCTGCGACGCTGCACTGGCTCCTGCAGAACGTCGTGTGGTTCTGGCTGCTGGGCCTGATCGTGATCTTCGGGCTGTTCAATCCTTATTTCTTCACGATCAACAACATGCAGAACATCATGGTGCAGGCGACGGTGCTGGGGCTGCTCGCCCTCGCCATCTCGCTGCCGCTGCTGGTCGCCGAGATCGACCTGTCGATCGCCGCCAACATGGGCTTCTCCTCCGTCCTCGGCGCGCTGGCGATCGGCCACGGCGCGCCCTGGTGGGCCGGCATCCTCATCGGCATCGCGGCCGGCGCCGCGGTCGGCCTGTTCAACGGGCTGTGCGTGACGCGCCTGCGCATGGTGTCGCTGATCGAGACCCTGGCGATGATGATCATCCTCCAGGGCGCGCTGCTGGCGATCACCGAAGGCAACACCATCGCCAACATGCCCGACGCCTATACCTGGATCGGGCAGGCCTCCATCGCCACCTGGCCGATCATGCCGCTCGTCTTCGTCGCCTGCCTGGCGGCGGTCGCCGTCATGCTGCGGCGCACCGTGCTCGGCCGCAGCATCTATGCCGTCGGCGGCAACGCGGCCGCCTCCGCCGCGGCCGGCATCCGCGTCGAGCGCATCAAGATCATCGCCTTCACCGTCTCGGGCCTGCTGGCCGGCATTGCCGGCTACCTCCTGGCGGCCTGGCAGATGGCGATCACCTCCAACCAGGGCGAGGGCTTCCTGCTCTATTCCATCGCCGCGCCGATCATCGGCGGGGTCAGCGTGTTCGGCGGGCGCGGCTCGGTCGTCGGCATCCTCGGCGGCGTGCTGCTGCTGACCGTCATCCAGGCGGGCCTGGCCGTGGTCAGCTTCCCCTCCTTCTATGTCGGCATGATCGGCGGGCTGATGATCTTCGTCGCCGTCGCCATCGACGCCGTCCGCGTGCGCATGTCGGCCGGGCGGTGA
- a CDS encoding sugar ABC transporter ATP-binding protein has protein sequence MTPAARQPAGAPAEVVLRAEGLVKTYGGVQALKGVSLSVRRGSIHGLLGENGAGKSTLVGLISGMRTPTSGQIWLGDRQVAGQDVKSMERSGVFLVTQEPMIVDQLSVEDNLLLGRWPARRGFIDRRALRREATRMLEGAGIAPDAPAGGLGAVEKRKLNILRALFSGGEVIILDEPTTSLTVADRNRLFDFMRELKARGVTFVFISHYNEEILEICDAVSVLRDGALAGESSDVGRLDSDRLSEMVLGRDLALFHRVRRSPQSLPREGGFQFRDVRAPGVAVADFAIAPGEIVGFAGLPGSGAKDFARCLFGFPPARSGSVFVPDASGPARSGSVFVPGASGAAPMPRDPREAFRAGIAYLSDDRRRDGLVGIRSIRDNLVMSSLDALSSLGWIDMRREEETAHAVFRRMGIKAPGPQTPADALSGGNQQKVCLGRVIATSPGLLVLDEPTRGIDVGVKEDVHRQIDALTAQGMSVIIITTDLDEMVRVVDRVCVFSGGSIVESLTGSDITKERLRAAAFDRSAGAGKGASQP, from the coding sequence GTGACGCCGGCGGCGCGCCAGCCGGCCGGCGCCCCGGCCGAGGTCGTCCTGCGGGCCGAGGGCCTGGTCAAGACCTATGGCGGCGTGCAGGCGCTCAAGGGCGTCTCGCTCTCGGTCCGCCGCGGCAGCATCCACGGCCTGCTCGGCGAGAATGGCGCGGGCAAGAGCACGCTGGTCGGCCTGATCTCGGGCATGCGCACGCCGACCAGTGGCCAGATCTGGCTCGGCGACCGCCAGGTCGCGGGCCAGGACGTCAAGAGCATGGAGCGGTCGGGCGTGTTCCTGGTCACGCAGGAGCCGATGATCGTCGACCAGCTCAGCGTCGAGGACAACCTGCTGCTCGGCCGCTGGCCGGCGCGCCGCGGCTTCATCGACCGCAGGGCGCTGCGGCGCGAGGCGACGCGCATGCTCGAGGGCGCCGGCATCGCCCCCGATGCGCCGGCCGGCGGGCTCGGTGCCGTGGAAAAGCGCAAGCTGAACATCCTGCGCGCCCTGTTCAGCGGCGGCGAGGTGATCATCCTGGACGAGCCGACCACGTCGCTGACCGTCGCCGATCGCAACCGGCTCTTCGACTTCATGCGCGAGCTCAAGGCCCGAGGCGTCACCTTCGTCTTCATCTCGCACTACAACGAGGAGATCCTCGAGATCTGCGACGCCGTGTCGGTGCTGCGCGACGGCGCCCTCGCCGGTGAGAGCAGCGACGTCGGCCGGCTCGATTCCGACCGGCTCTCGGAAATGGTGCTCGGCCGCGACCTTGCGCTGTTCCACCGCGTCAGGCGCTCCCCGCAGAGCCTGCCGCGCGAAGGCGGCTTCCAGTTCCGCGACGTGCGCGCGCCCGGCGTCGCCGTGGCGGACTTCGCCATCGCGCCCGGCGAGATCGTCGGCTTCGCCGGGCTGCCCGGCTCCGGCGCCAAGGACTTCGCCCGCTGCCTGTTCGGCTTCCCCCCGGCGCGATCCGGCAGCGTCTTCGTGCCGGACGCGTCCGGCCCGGCGCGATCCGGCAGCGTCTTCGTGCCGGGCGCGTCCGGCGCCGCGCCGATGCCGCGCGACCCGCGCGAGGCCTTCCGTGCCGGCATCGCCTATCTCTCCGACGACCGGCGGCGCGACGGCCTCGTCGGCATCCGCTCGATCCGCGACAACCTGGTGATGTCGAGCCTGGACGCCCTCTCCTCTCTGGGCTGGATCGACATGCGCCGCGAGGAGGAGACCGCCCATGCCGTCTTCCGGCGCATGGGCATCAAGGCGCCGGGTCCGCAGACGCCGGCCGACGCCCTCAGCGGCGGCAACCAGCAGAAGGTCTGCCTGGGTCGCGTCATCGCCACCAGCCCCGGGCTGCTCGTCCTCGACGAGCCGACGCGCGGCATCGACGTCGGGGTCAAGGAGGACGTGCACCGGCAGATCGACGCCCTGACGGCGCAGGGCATGAGCGTGATCATCATCACCACCGACCTCGACGAGATGGTGCGGGTGGTGGACCGGGTCTGCGTCTTCTCCGGCGGGTCGATCGTGGAAAGCCTCACCGGGTCCGACATCACCAAGGAGCGCCTGCGCGCCGCGGCCTTCGACCGCAGCGCCGGCGCCGGCAAGGGAGCCAGCCAGCCATGA